The following are encoded in a window of Sminthopsis crassicaudata isolate SCR6 chromosome 3, ASM4859323v1, whole genome shotgun sequence genomic DNA:
- the LOC141564476 gene encoding cornifelin homolog codes for MIVGRQPLSVASQSSDSVLCSMSHAHLQPVNKWNRALFDSDDPNLCVNGALFPCLLACYVAHTQGECCCLPYLPGALVAMRTSLRTSLGIQGSIAEDWLVMCCCPVCGLCQMARQQNNYST; via the exons ATGATCGTGGGCAGGCAGCCCCTGTCTGTGGCTTCCCAGAGCTCAGACAGCGTGCTCTGCTCCATGTCCCACGCCCATCTCCAGCCCGTGAATAAGTGGAACCGGGCCCTGTTCGACTCGGACGACCCGAACCTGT GTGTGAATGGGGCCCTGTTCCCCTGCCTGCTGGCCTGCTACGTGGCCCACACCCAGGGCGAGTGCTGCTGTCTCCCCTACCTGCCCGGGGCCCTGGTGGCCATGAGGACTTCCCTTCGGACTAGCCTGGGCATCCAG GGATCTATAGCGGAGGACTGGCTGGTCATGTGCTGTTGCCCAGTTTGTGGTCTCTGCCAGATGGCACGACAGCAAAACAACTACAGTACATAA